The following proteins are encoded in a genomic region of Parabacteroides pacaensis:
- a CDS encoding glycoside hydrolase family 5 protein produces MENINRRSFLKTMGTGAALCSIQSNRLFAHASSLTNTDKIKNKLPQWRGFNLLDFFSPSYYRKPTRPSTNVTTEEDLKWMADWGFDFVRVPIAYPSYLKFNPEGDKNKRITPDEIFNYNEEALSAIEELVYKANKQGLHVSLNLHRAPGYCINAGFHEPYNLWKDKEAQEAFCAHWEMWAKRFQHISPKKLSFDLVNEPNFREDMNDQFSKSYPVDGNVYHQVAQACLERIHKYNPKRLVIADGNGGGSNAVPELVGLNIAQSCRGYFPHYISHYRASWVWKNPDDAPPVVWPGKIDGRMYNRQVLEEFYQPWFELQKQGVGVHCGECGCYKETPHPVFLAWFSDVLSILSEHKIGYALWNFRGTFGLLDSDREDVAYEDWYGHKLDKKMLNMLQKF; encoded by the coding sequence ATGGAAAATATAAATCGGCGTTCTTTTCTAAAAACAATGGGTACCGGGGCAGCCTTATGTAGTATCCAGTCTAACCGCTTATTCGCTCATGCTTCTTCACTAACAAATACAGATAAAATAAAAAATAAGCTTCCTCAATGGAGAGGATTCAACTTACTCGATTTTTTTAGTCCCTCTTATTATAGAAAACCTACCCGACCATCTACAAATGTCACGACTGAAGAAGACCTGAAATGGATGGCCGATTGGGGATTCGACTTTGTACGCGTTCCGATTGCCTATCCCTCCTACTTGAAGTTTAATCCGGAAGGAGATAAAAATAAACGGATCACGCCGGATGAAATATTTAATTATAATGAAGAAGCGTTATCGGCTATCGAAGAGTTAGTATATAAAGCAAATAAACAGGGTTTACATGTAAGCCTTAATTTACATAGAGCTCCGGGATATTGCATTAACGCGGGTTTCCACGAACCTTATAATTTGTGGAAAGACAAAGAAGCACAAGAGGCGTTTTGCGCTCATTGGGAAATGTGGGCTAAACGTTTTCAACATATTTCTCCTAAAAAATTAAGTTTTGACTTGGTAAATGAACCTAATTTCAGGGAAGATATGAACGACCAGTTCAGTAAATCATATCCTGTTGACGGCAATGTGTATCACCAAGTTGCACAAGCTTGCTTGGAAAGAATTCATAAATATAATCCCAAACGACTGGTAATAGCTGATGGAAACGGAGGAGGCAGCAATGCTGTTCCGGAACTGGTAGGTTTAAACATCGCTCAAAGTTGCCGGGGATACTTTCCTCATTATATTTCCCACTACCGGGCTTCCTGGGTATGGAAGAATCCGGATGATGCACCTCCTGTTGTTTGGCCGGGCAAGATAGATGGAAGAATGTATAACCGCCAAGTCCTAGAAGAATTTTATCAACCGTGGTTTGAACTCCAAAAGCAAGGAGTAGGCGTGCACTGCGGAGAATGCGGATGTTATAAGGAAACTCCACACCCTGTATTTTTAGCCTGGTTTAGTGACGTATTAAGTATTCTTAGCGAACATAAGATAGGATATGCTCTCTGGAATTTTCGAGGGACCTTCGGGCTATTGGATTCCGACCGTGAAGATGTAGCTTATGAAGATTGGTACGGACATAAATTAGATAAGAAGATGTTGAATATGCTCCAAAAGTTTTAA
- a CDS encoding aldo/keto reductase yields MIESIYFPDVARYGGKMKYRRCGKSGILMSEISLGFWQNFGGVNSLANSAAMMQYAFDRGITCFDLANNYGPPYGSAEETFGQIMKKSFFPYRDEMFITTKAGHDMWPGPYGEWGSRKYLFNSLHQSLKRMNLEYVDLFYSHRFDPDTPLEETLQALVDMVRQGKVLYVGISKYPLEATLFAARYLRERDVPCLVYQGRYNMLNREPDKEGILESVSKEGMGFVSFSPLAQGLLTNRYLNGTIPTDSRMSRDGFLKKTQLTEELLAKINRLNEVARGRGQSLAQMALAWNLANKRVTSVIIGTSSVGQLQDNLKALENTQFSQEELGEIEKILR; encoded by the coding sequence ATGATTGAGTCTATTTATTTTCCTGATGTAGCCCGTTACGGGGGAAAAATGAAATACCGCCGTTGTGGGAAAAGCGGAATTTTAATGTCGGAAATATCGTTAGGATTCTGGCAAAACTTCGGAGGAGTTAATTCTTTAGCTAATAGTGCAGCCATGATGCAGTATGCTTTTGACCGGGGAATTACTTGTTTTGATTTAGCCAATAATTACGGACCTCCTTATGGATCGGCGGAAGAAACTTTCGGGCAAATTATGAAAAAGTCATTCTTTCCTTATCGGGATGAGATGTTTATTACTACAAAAGCCGGGCATGATATGTGGCCAGGTCCTTATGGAGAATGGGGATCCCGCAAGTATTTATTTAACAGTCTTCACCAAAGTCTTAAACGAATGAATCTGGAGTATGTGGATTTGTTTTATTCTCACAGGTTTGATCCGGATACTCCATTGGAAGAAACTCTTCAGGCGTTGGTAGATATGGTTCGTCAAGGGAAAGTGTTGTATGTCGGTATTTCCAAATATCCATTGGAAGCGACTCTTTTTGCTGCGCGGTATTTACGGGAAAGGGACGTCCCGTGTCTTGTATACCAGGGAAGATATAATATGTTGAATCGAGAACCGGATAAAGAAGGAATTTTAGAGAGTGTAAGTAAAGAGGGGATGGGATTTGTTTCTTTTTCACCTTTAGCACAAGGTTTACTTACTAACCGTTATTTGAATGGAACTATCCCGACGGATTCCAGAATGTCACGGGACGGTTTTTTAAAGAAAACTCAATTAACAGAAGAACTGCTAGCTAAAATCAATCGATTGAATGAAGTGGCTAGAGGTAGAGGCCAATCATTAGCTCAAATGGCTTTAGCTTGGAATTTAGCTAATAAGCGGGTTACTTCTGTCATCATAGGAACTAGTTCGGTCGGACAACTTCAAGATAACTTGAAAGCCTTAGAAAACACTCAGTTTAGTCAAGAAGAGCTAGGGGAGATAGAGAAGATTCTTAGATAA
- a CDS encoding esterase: MKKLSILVVYALLSISVFAQQALWGGQNIVSPEIGPDNKVTFRFFAPKAIKVQLTGDFLAPQKIDTPFGKVDAPGMVDLKEGKSGVWEYTTSEPLEPELYSYSFIVDGLKVIDPNNVYLNRDVATLTNIFIIGGGRADLYKVNNVPHGSVTRRWYNSPTLQMDRRITVYTPAGYETSGKQYPVLYLLHGMGGDEEAWVTLGRTIQIMDNLIAEGKAKPMIVVMPNGNVALEAAPGESSLGFSKPSFQLPKTMEGSMEESFPDIVNFVDSNYRTIKKKSARAIAGLSMGGYHSLHISKQYPDLFDYVGLFSAAIMPDAKVKSPIYDNMDEKLKIQFNKKPKLYWIGIGKTDFLYKANKDYRKKLDDKGYKYIYYESEDGHIWRNWRIYLTEFVPQLFQ, from the coding sequence ATGAAAAAGTTATCGATTCTTGTAGTGTATGCTTTGTTGAGCATATCTGTTTTTGCACAACAAGCTTTATGGGGAGGTCAAAATATTGTATCCCCTGAAATCGGGCCGGATAATAAAGTTACGTTCCGTTTTTTTGCTCCTAAAGCTATAAAAGTGCAGTTGACCGGAGATTTCTTGGCTCCTCAAAAGATAGACACTCCTTTTGGTAAAGTAGATGCACCGGGTATGGTAGATTTGAAAGAAGGAAAATCAGGGGTATGGGAATATACCACATCCGAACCATTAGAACCCGAATTATATAGTTATTCTTTTATTGTAGACGGGTTAAAGGTAATTGACCCTAATAATGTATATCTGAATCGGGACGTAGCTACCTTAACCAACATATTTATAATAGGAGGAGGACGTGCTGATTTGTACAAAGTCAATAATGTTCCTCATGGTAGTGTAACGCGTCGTTGGTATAATAGCCCTACTTTACAAATGGATCGCCGGATTACTGTTTATACGCCTGCGGGATATGAAACAAGCGGCAAGCAATATCCGGTATTGTATTTATTACATGGTATGGGTGGAGATGAAGAAGCCTGGGTTACTTTAGGAAGAACTATTCAAATTATGGATAATTTAATTGCGGAAGGAAAAGCGAAGCCAATGATTGTGGTCATGCCTAATGGGAATGTGGCATTGGAAGCTGCTCCGGGCGAATCTTCCCTAGGCTTTTCCAAACCGTCTTTTCAATTACCGAAAACAATGGAAGGTTCTATGGAAGAAAGTTTCCCGGATATCGTAAATTTTGTAGATAGTAATTATCGAACTATAAAGAAAAAATCAGCCCGTGCTATTGCCGGACTCTCAATGGGAGGCTATCATTCGCTTCATATTTCCAAACAGTATCCGGATTTATTTGATTATGTAGGATTATTTTCTGCTGCTATTATGCCGGATGCAAAAGTAAAATCTCCTATTTATGACAATATGGACGAAAAGCTGAAAATACAATTTAATAAGAAACCGAAGCTTTACTGGATAGGGATTGGGAAAACAGATTTCTTATATAAAGCCAATAAAGATTACCGGAAAAAATTGGATGATAAGGGGTATAAATATATTTATTATGAATCGGAAGACGGGCATATCTGGCGCAATTGGAGAATTTACTTGACTGAATTTGTCCCGCAATTATTTCAATAA